From Huiozyma naganishii CBS 8797 chromosome 11, complete genome, a single genomic window includes:
- the ERG24 gene encoding delta(14)-sterol reductase (similar to Saccharomyces cerevisiae ERG24 (YNL280C); ancestral locus Anc_3.81) codes for MGTSSNSNAELNPRTTRFEFSGVIGATFLSLFLPLFTVWINTRITPGALLQLDLVYYFNWAQSAHLWIPYLVWFVTLALLDVVLPGKWMLGTKLRNGKQLSYKINGIANSALLLLVLATRWQLTSGQMPELQFLYRHNTEIAVITILFSLYLATFCYIKSFIPGTLLALGGNSGNVVYDWFIGRELNPRLCGGLFDIKLFCELRPGMLLWFLVNLSCLHHNYLVVHGGAHVNDALLLITLMQSFYVFDGVLNEEGLLTMMDIVTDGFGFMLAFGDLTFVPFTYSLQARYLSTCTRDTGASKLAGIVLLMAVGYYIFHSANKQKSDFRQGKLTQMKSIATARGTKLLCDGWWSKSQHINYLGDWLISLSWCLTTGFETPLTYYYSIYFAILLLHRQGRDEEKCQSKYGKDWDEYTRRVPYKIVPYVY; via the coding sequence ATGggcaccagcagcaacagcaacgcaGAGCTGAACCCTCGGACCACGCGGTTCGAGTTCTCAGGAGTCATCGGGGCCACGTTCCTGTCCCTGTTCCTGCCACTCTTCACCGTGTGGATCAACACTCGGATCACCCCGGGGGCGTTGCTCCAACTAGATCTGGTGTACTACTTTAACTGGGCGCAGTCCGCACACCTGTGGATTCCCTACCTCGTGTGGTTCGTGACGCTTGCCCTTCTCGATGTCGTCTTGCCCGGTAAGTGGATGCTGGGCACGAAGCTACGTAACGGGAAGCAACTCAGTTACAAGATCAACGGTATAGCAAACTCGGCGCTCCTACTGCTTGTCCTTGCGACTCGTTGGCAGTTGACCAGTGGTCAGATGCCAGAGTTGCAGTTCCTGTACCGTCACAACACAGAGATCGCAGTCATCACGATCCTGTTCTCTCTGTACCTCGCTACGTTCTGTTACATCAAGAGTTTCATCCCGGGGACACTGCTCGCCTTGGGGGGGAACTCAGGGAACGTAGTGTACGATTGGTTCATCGGTAGAGAGCTGAACCCACGGTTATGCGGTGGGCTGTTCGACATCAAACTCTTCTGCGAGTTGAGACCAGGGATGCTCCTGTGGTTTCTCGTCAACCTGTCGTGCCTACACCACAACTATCTCGTCGTCCACGGCGGCGCTCACGTCAACGACGCTCTTTTGCTCATCACTCTGATGCAGAGTTTCTACGTCTTTGACGGGGTCCTCAACGAGGAAGGTTTACTGACCATGATGGACATTGTCACCGATGGGTTCGGGTTCATGCTTGCGTTTGGCGACCTCACCTTTGTTCCCTTCACGTACTCGCTCCAAGCCCGGTACCTAAGCACTTGTACCCGCGACACAGGTGCGAGCAAACTCGCAGGGATCGTCCTGCTCATGGCCGTCGGTTACTACATCTTCCACTCCGCCAACAAGCAGAAGTCAGACTTCAGACAGGGAAAGCTTACCCAAATGAAGAGTATCGCCACGGCAAGGGGCACGAAGTTGCTCTGCGACGGGTGGTGGTCTAAGTCACAGCACATCAACTACTTGGGGGACTGGCTCATCTCGCTCTCCTGGTGCCTCACCACAGGGTTCGAGACCCCATTGACGTACTACTACTCGATATACTTTGCGATCCTGCTTCTACACAGACAGGGCAGGGACGAGGAGAAGTGTCAGTCCAAGTACGGCAAGGACTGGGACGAGTACACGAGAAGAGTCCCCTACAAGATCGTCCCATACGTCTACTAG
- the PUF6 gene encoding Puf6p (similar to Saccharomyces cerevisiae PUF6 (YDR496C); ancestral locus Anc_3.85) — protein sequence MAPSVVKKRSAARADEQIVKKPRISLNSSEEEDNLDLSESEGAGAEASADESVSVSGDEGAADAPAEGNGSSNHGEQRKLLKERKMQRKSGSEIQQIKSVWERLRVKSPPIPKPVREKLSNEIWELSKDRIADLVLKHDASRIVQTLVKYSTKERREQIVEALKGKFYVLATSSYGKYLLVKLLHYGSKKSRQLIVDELHGHLRKLMRHKEGAYVVEDLFVLYASHDQRQQMIKEFWGSEYAVFRDDHKDLTIENVCEKSVEKRSIIARNLIGTITASVEKGSTGFQILHAAMREFVKIANGKEILEMVDLLHEQFAELVHTPEGSEVACTLIAKSGAKERKLILKGLKDHGEKLIKNEYGNSVFITLLLTVDDTVLVFKTFGPCVKEFFTEFIVDKYGRRPFLYLLMGLSGKYFAPNVKKELERYVEMSKETSKKDSLVRRHELLKRCGPLFISSVNKNHKDILEENFGCQFVSELLTSDELFDLLDDKAKAQFQDLMDSIAVTFKGDVTDEDHPIHRPFSTRLLKAMIQGGKWNNKEKKLEPLTKVKGLGVAFATKFYDEIIDSANILAWINNSDSSFTIVALFETLRAQKDGEQFVKDLKFVQKQIDAAEDNKGAQLLIKLLKN from the coding sequence ATGGCGCCTAGTGTTGTGAAGAAACGTTCTGCTGCGAGGGCTGATGAACAGATTGTGAAGAAACCGAGAATTTCGCTCAATTCctcagaggaggaggataACTTGGACCTGAGCGAGAGCGAGGGTGCCGGTGCCGAGGCAAGCGCTGACGAGAGTGTGAGCGTCTCTGGTGATGAAGGTGCAGCTGATGCGCCCGCGGAGGGCAACGGGTCGTCTAACCATGGGGAGCAAAGGAAGCTTCTGAAGGAGCGGAAGATGCAGAGGAAGTCTGGGTCCGAGATCCAGCAGATCAAGTCGGTGTGGGAGCGGTTGAGGGTGAAGTCGCCGCCGATTCCCAAACCCGTGCGGGAGAAATTGTCCAACGAGATTTGGGAACTGTCCAAGGACCGTATTGCCGACCTTGTCCTAAAGCACGATGCGTCGCGTATAGTGCAGACACTCGTCAAGTACTCCACCAAGGAGCGCAGGGAACAGATCGTCGAGGCGCTGAAGGGTAAATTTTACGTCCTGGCGACGTCTTCTTACGGGAAGTACTTGCTCGTCAAGCTGCTGCATTACGGGTCCAAGAAATCTAGACAGTTGATCGTCGACGAGTTACACGGCCACTTGAGGAAACTTATGAGACACAAGGAGGGTGCGTACGTCGTCGAGGACCTGTTTGTGCTGTACGCGTCCCACGACCAGAGACAGCAGATGATCAAAGAGTTCTGGGGGTCCGAGTACGCCGTTTTCAGAGACGACCACAAGGACTTGACTATTGAAAATGTCTGCGAGAAGAGTGTCGAAAAAAGAAGTATCATCGCTAGGAACTTGATTGGCACAATCACTGCCTCCGTGGAGAAGGGTTCCACCGGGTTCCAAATCTTGCACGCAGCCATGAGAGAGTTTGTCAAAATCGCGAACGGCAAAGAAATCCTAGAGATGGTCGACCTCTTGCACGAACAGTTTGCAGAACTCGTTCACACTCCTGAAGGTTCTGAAGTGGCGTGTACTTTGATTGCCAAGTCGGGGGCCAAGGAGAGGAAACTCATCTTGAAGGGGTTGAAGGACCACGGGGAGAAACTGATCAAAAACGAATACGGGAACTCTGTGTTTATCACATTGTTGTTGACGGTAGACGATACTGTGCTTGTCTTTAAGACCTTCGGACCTTGCGTCAAGGAGTTCTTCACTGAATTCATCGTCGATAAGTACGGAAGAAGACCGTTCCTTTACTTACTGATGGGACTCAGCGGGAAATATTTTGCACCAAATGTTAAGAAGGAACTAGAAAGGTACGTTGAAATGTCCAAGGAGACGTCGAAGAAGGACTCGCTTGTCAGAAGGCACGAACTGCTAAAGAGGTGCGGGCCCTTGTTCATCAGCAGCGTCAACAAGAACCACAAAGATATCTTGGAAGAAAACTTCGGGTGCCAGTTTGTCTCCGAGTTGCTGACCAGTGACGAGTTGTTCGACTTGTTAGACGACAAGGCCAAGGCACAGTTCCAAGACTTGATGGACTCTATTGCGGTCACTTTCAAAGGTGATGTCACAGACGAGGACCACCCAATACACAGACCGTTCTCAACGAGGCTGTTAAAGGCCATGATCCAGGGTGGGAAGTGGAACaacaaggagaagaagttggaaCCTTTGACCAAAGTGAAGGGTCTTGGTGTTGCGTTTGCTACTAAGTTCTACGACGAAATCATCGATTCTGCCAACATACTGGCATGGATTAACAACAGCGACAGCTCATTCACTATTGTGGCTCTTTTCGAAACACTCAGAGCCCAGAAGGACGGCGAACAGTTCgtcaaagatttgaagtttgTACAGAAACAGATCGACGCTGCAGAGGACAACAAGGGCGCCCAATTGCTAATcaaattgttgaagaattga
- the RSM28 gene encoding mitochondrial 37S ribosomal protein mS46 RSM28 (similar to Saccharomyces cerevisiae RSM28 (YDR494W); ancestral locus Anc_3.87), with product MYTPWKMVLRAKYSTGVSRDFLEQLLASAKEAAAMKKSQRPARNNAKYSKQKQQQQHQRQTRLSTGPPMRERGPAGAFHPMTAPGATASQVKPADQPQFKAKRSKGAPLAQQDEILDVFDVAETATGGARIKRTKRTARNQRNSVRNKRTGQQARTGTTTLYHARAPAKVQDTRLELEPLTRESLLRHATQLTSSPRARMLNLAMHTLRDSNFPVNRPPNEVRNSGVFTLQTPMFGKYVGAPSRGAILERERLLSNIDVKMNQLALDEKVKGVYPLLDSHKEQDFKKVAPTSAKTQRDLALNSAIVRRSLLGNASLNMDTKKLLYQVCSGLKPINELF from the coding sequence ATGTACACGCCGTGGAAGATGGTACTTCGGGCGAAGTACAGCACTGGTGTCTCGAGGGACTTCCTCGAGCAGTTGCTCGCCAGTGCGAAGGAGGCAGCGGCCATGAAGAAGTCGCAGAGGCCAGCAAGGAACAACGCCAAGTACTCCAAAcagaagcaacagcagcagcatcagCGTCAAACTAGACTTTCTACGGGGCCTCCGATGCGAGAGAGGGGCCCCGCGGGGGCGTTCCACCCAATGACCGCCCCGGGGGCCACAGCGTCGCAGGTGAAGCCAGCGGACCAACCGCAGTTCAAAGCCAAGCGGAGTAAAGGTGCGCCCCTCGCGCAGCAAGATGAGATCCTAGACGTGTTCGACGTAGCTGAGACTGCGACAGGCGGTGCTCGTATCAAACGTACTAAACGTACCGCCCGCAACCAGCGCAACTCCGTGCGGAATAAGCGCACGGGACAACAAGCCCGAACTGGTACCACAACGTTGTACCACGCGAGGGCCCCCGCCAAGGTGCAGGACACGCGGCTTGAGCTGGAACCGCTTACCCGCGAGTCCCTGCTCAGACACGCGACACAGCTTACCAGCTCTCCACGGGCCAGGATGTTGAACCTCGCTATGCACACCCTCAGGGACAGCAACTTCCCCGTCAACAGACCACCGAACGAGGTTCGCAACTCTGGAGTGTTCACCCTCCAAACTCCAATGTTCGGCAAGTACGTCGGTGCACCTTCGAGAGGCGCCATTCTGGAAAGAGAACGGCTGCTGTCCAACATCGACGTCAAAATGAACCAGTTGGCACTCGACGAGAAGGTCAAGGGTGTGTACCCTCTGCTGGACAGTCACAAGGAGCaagatttcaagaaagtaGCACCAACGTCGGCAAAGACCCAGAGAGACCTCGCCCTTAATAGCGCCATCGTGAGAAGAAGCCTGCTTGGAAACGCAAGTCTCAACATGGATACAAAGAAACTGCTCTACCAAGTATGCTCTGGCTTGAAACCGATCAACGAATTGTTTTAA
- the SEC20 gene encoding Sec20p (similar to Saccharomyces cerevisiae SEC20 (YDR498C); ancestral locus Anc_3.83), protein MEGILGRLGVLQSAMLVRLCELGGSPELHRDVLGFQTLVKCAVSAFNQCNRYCKLRWRVDARRVGAGDALELIEGSWRQFSAVEVAHYERLLELVNWCTQFQLALLERSEQQTVSMNNQVDQLRDECIREHSVAAAVPAETTTTKTTNLQQGSSRDQLLSKTKRLTSNLIKSNQMLQSGVLQSDLNLDELRGQTASLNKLEDKYGQFELVFHRTAKLVKTLESASNQERRNVYMALGFLCLAVSWVLWRRIFKMPTKLALWLMFKFFRGVLVSAGVVRRTMRQQPIAIAVSASASASGTTTSSASTITDSIENAVSEAVDRLFTHDEL, encoded by the coding sequence ATGGAGGGTATACTGGGTAGACTCGGTGTTCTGCAAAGTGCGATGTTGGTCCGGCTGTGCGAGCTTGGCGGGTCCCCGGAGTTGCACAGGGACGTGCTTGGTTTCCAGACGCTGGTGAAGTGTGCTGTCTCCGCCTTCAACCAGTGTAACAGGTACTGCAAGTTGCGGTGGCGAGTCGACGCGCGGCgtgttggtgctggtgaCGCGTTGGAGCTCATCGAGGGCAGCTGGAGGCAGTTCTCCGCGGTAGAGGTCGCGCACTACGAGCGGTTGCTAGAGCTCGTCAACTGGTGCACGCAGTTCCAGTTGGCGCTGCTGGAGCGCAGCGAGCAGCAGACTGTTTCAATGAACAACCAGGTGGACCAATTGAGGGACGAGTGTATTCGAGAACACTCTGTCGCGGCGGCGGTACCTGCGGagacaacaactacaaagACGACAAACCTGCAGCAAGGTTCCTCGCGGGACCAGCTACTGTCGAAGACGAAACGGCTGACGAGCAACCTGATCAAGAGCAACCAGATGTTGCAGTCTGGGGTTCTGCAGAGTGACTTGAACCTGGACGAGTTGCGGGGCCAGACGGCTTCGTTGAACAAACTCGAGGACAAGTACGGCCAGTTCGAGCTCGTGTTCCACCGCACGGCAAAGCTTGTCAAGACCCTCGAGAGTGCGTCGAACCAGGAGCGCAGAAACGTGTACATGGCCCTCGGGTTCCTCTGCCTTGCCGTGTCGTGGGTCCTTTGGAGACGTATATTCAAGATGCCTACGAAACTCGCCCTGTGGCTGAtgttcaagttcttcaggGGGGTGCTCGTTTCCGCGGGGGTTGTCCGCCGCACCATGCGCCAGCAgccaattgcaattgcagTGAGTGCCAGTGCCAGTGCCAGCGGAACAACTACGAGTTCCGCCTCTACGATCACGGACAGCATTGAAAACGCGGTCAGCGAGGCAGTCGACCGTCTCTTCACACACGACGAGCTGTAA
- the VPS3 gene encoding CORVET complex subunit VPS3 (similar to Saccharomyces cerevisiae VPS3 (YDR495C); ancestral locus Anc_3.86) encodes MVEDGEEEVAPRSETPIETTVQEDTAQQASPEPLATPQSDTVDSLSQGVSAGDQTGETAQSEDATLETGAETEEDVQRSPAKEHQPRNNSDVESQNTTKGDNQEKNDPDVISQKSSIPDTTPIDIGSGPYSIFPIIRDLPNDVTYTCFECYDEHVYLGTNTGELLHYFEIEEGHYMLVSRTHFDSTTSAPIERIILLPIIERALVFSNRQLFLFLLPEFAPVPNSHRVRKLNEVVLESWGGNKDKYRIIVFTKDGASILKVSETNFQRVRKLPDLKGITRASIKDKTLICSADNKYQIISLQNGQTTPLFKISEVESTVMAPIIVDLGSDEFLVCSGGETSKDEAMALILNYTGDISQGTLVLKEYPRAVHADYPHILITYDSGETCVYCLSTNEEPRIVQVMNSNKNNPLQLGKTLKKFKNFARDEKTAARRDSIVDKLRYTAYSSHTDISSAFQFRIDRERAHVEDLFEETTSNLLCDGHTLYGLIASPFFMRINSFTEDELTSIESYLELLSKKPKLSSFLSIEFKYLILLSLLLQLLHCQSIGIDIIKKWALQIEVIDLRILFILFGLRVYGECWAFNGLKSLVENLQSLKLVNKCSNNCSIVQILKLLRETLRKYGREGKGKHMAHYASISKTVDVNLFIELLKTTGDIDIGDFESENLEEIISLVADDPNCPKDLLQKLYEKRGMISEVITLLKDQGKVDEALSFMKSNVSKMTSQYIGDHLLDDIMFCIVALMEGEEDIETHYIKEILGILSAAKIDFHDLIERVDTQNLNVVLRVHILESIGVQKDSDKNFLINYYMGHLEETIQSGKLWELLDMFLEEYKHDFNYSKMDIRNYLLTRLKYNDRCENFLTKYDSLISVCGDDPRLLNVLKCEVSRIDRGNVLLILFFFKHGDEGLECSVLPPDQFFKVLMNVHDFSELDKLVTVDNLVEIMSHYSALATPTFAGSLIVELLQRNIQLVHGNATLLLAVLQDIPPDVPLSVMDSFLSPLLRDYDFRDRNMEIVKKFCKVELSIYNRAVASAASDT; translated from the coding sequence ATGGTAGAGGATGGTGAGGAGGAAGTTGCCCCAAGAAGTGAGACTCCAATTGAAACGACGGTACAAGAAGATACGGCGCAGCAGGCGAGTCCAGAACCGTTAGCAACCCCACAATCAGATACTGTAGACTCCTTATCCCAGGGGGTAAGCGCCGGAGACCAGACGGGAGAGACCGCACAGAGCGAAGATGCAACATTGGAGACAGGTGctgaaacagaagaagatgttcAAAGAAGTCCCGCAAAGGAGCACCAACCCAGGAATAATTCAGACGTGGAATCGCAGAACACTACTAAAGGTGACAACCAGGAGAAGAATGATCCAGACGTCATATCTCAGAAAAGTTCGATACCGGACACCACACCCATTGATATAGGATCCGGGCCGTATTCTATATTTCCGATCATCAGAGATCTCCCCAATGACGTGACTTACACTTGCTTCGAGTGTTACGACGAGCATGTATACTTGGGCACCAATACGGGTGAACTATTGCATTATTTTGAAATAGAAGAGGGCCATTACATGCTGGTCTCTAGGACACATTTTGACTCGACAACGAGCGCCCCAATTGAAAGGATTATCTTGCTTCCGATAATAGAAAGAGCTTTGGTGTTCAGTAACCGCCAgttgtttttgtttctaCTGCCAGAGTTTGCCCCCGTACCGAACAGTCACAGAGTGCGGAAACTAAACGAGGTTGTATTGGAGAGTTGGGGAGGTAATAAGGATAAATACAGAATAATCGTATTCACTAAAGATGGAGCCAGTATTTTGAAAGTATCTGAAACaaatttccaaagagtTCGGAAACTACCAGACTTGAAAGGTATTACACGCGCCTCAATTAAGGACAAGACGTTAATATGCTCCGCGGATAATAAGTACCAGATCATCAGTCTGCAAAATGGTCAAACTACGCCGCTATTCAAGATCAGTGAAGTCGAGTCAACGGTGATGGCCCCCATTATAGTTGATCTGGGGTCGGATGAGTTTTTAGTGTGCTCTGGTGGAGAAACAAGTAAGGATGAGGCGATGGCATTGATCTTAAATTATACGGGTGACATTAGCCAAGGAACGCTTGTATTGAAAGAATACCCCAGGGCCGTGCATGCGGATTACCCACACATACTGATCACGTATGACTCCGGTGAAACGTGTGTATACTGTTTGTCCACGAACGAAGAACCACGAATAGTGCAAGTGATGAACTCAAATAAGAACAATCCATTGCAATTGGGgaagactttgaaaaagttcaagAATTTTGCGAGGGATGAGAAAACTGCCGCGAGACGAGATAGTATCGTTGATAAGCTTCGATATACCGCTTACAGCTCACACACAGACATTTCATCTGCTTTCCAATTCAGGATAGATCGGGAGCGGGCTCATGTCGAAGACTTGTTCGAGGAGACCACGTCTAACCTGCTTTGTGACGGACACACGCTTTATGGTTTGATAGCGTCACCCTTTTTCATGCGCATAAACAGTTTTACGGAAGATGAACTGACATCGATAGAGAGTTACTTGGAGCTGCTCTCCAAAAAACCCAAACTTTCCAGTTTCCTGTCCATCGAGttcaaatatttgattCTATTGAGCCTCTTGCTGCAGTTGCTTCACTGCCAAAGTATAGGCATTGATATTATCAAAAAATGGGCGCTTCAAATAGAGGTTATTGACCTCCGGATCTTGTTTATCTTGTTTGGACTGCGCGTATACGGGGAATGCTGGGCTTTTAACGGTCTGAAAAGTTTAGTGGAGAACTTGCAGTCACTTAAGCTTGTCAACAAAtgcagcaacaactgcagCATAGTTCAAATCTTAAAGTTATTGAGGGAAACTTTGAGGAAATATGGCCGAGAGGGGAAGGGGAAACACATGGCCCATTATGCATCGATTTCCAAGACGGTAGATGTCAATCTGTTCATTGAACTGTTAAAGACTACCGGTGATATAGACATTGGTGATTTTGAGAGCGAGAATTTAGAAGAGATCATATCCTTGGTAGCTGACGACCCCAACTGCCCGAAGGATCTATTACAAAAATTGTATGAAAAGCGCGGGATGATCTCCGAGGTAATAACACTGCTAAAGGACCAGGGGAAGGTCGATGAAGCGCTGTCGTTTATGAAGTCTAACGTTAGTAAGATGACGAGCCAGTACATCGGTGATCATCTACTGGATGACATAATGTTTTGCATTGTTGCATTGATGGAGGGTGAAGAGGACATAGAGACGCACTATATCAAGGAGATCCTTGGTATTTTGAGTGCCGCCAAGATAGATTTCCACGATTTGATAGAGAGGGTGGATACTCAAAACTTGAACGTCGTTTTGAGAGTACACATCCTGGAGAGTATTGGTGTGCAGAAGGATTCGGACAAGAACTTCTTGATAAATTATTACATGGGTCATTTGGAGGAGACCATTCAAAGTGGGAAACTGTGGGAGTTGCTGGACATGTTTTTGGAAGAGTACAAGCACGATTTCAACTACTCGAAGATGGACATACGAAATTATCTGCTCACAAGGCTGAAGTATAACGACAGGTGCGAAAACTTTCTTACGAAATACGACAGTCTCATATCTGTCTGCGGTGATGACCCGCGGCTGTTGAACGTTTTAAAGTGCGAAGTTTCCCGCATCGATAGGGGCAATGTGCTGTTGAtactgtttttcttcaagcACGGTGACGAGGGACTGGAGTGTTCCGTATTGCCGCCTgatcaattcttcaaagtccTCATGAACGTGCACGATTTCTCCGAGCTTGACAAACTGGTCACTGTGGACAACCTTGTCGAGATCATGTCTCATTACTCTGCGCTCGCGACCCCCACATTCGCGGGCAGTTTAATAGTCGAGCTTTTGCAGCGGAACATCCAGCTTGTGCACGGCAATGCGACTTTGTTGCTGGCCGTTTTACAGGACATACCTCCTGACGTTCCCCTGTCCGTGATGGACTCGTTTCTGTCCCCCCTGCTGAGGGACTATGACTTTCGAGATAGGAACATGGAGATAGTTAAGAAATTCTGTAAAGTGGAGCTATCCATTTACAACAGGGCGGTAGCATCCGCTGCATCGGACACTTAG